A portion of the Terriglobia bacterium genome contains these proteins:
- a CDS encoding class I SAM-dependent methyltransferase: MMRNRTTAVIFTLTLVLLTLGAPTIASAQQQQQFQPSVGQAGKDVIWVPTPKELIEAMFDLAKVSPNDYVIDLGSGDGPWVIAAAKRGARALGVEYNPDMVELSKSNAQKEGVSGKANFVQGDIFETDFSQATVVTMYLLPDLNMKLRPKILEMKPGTRVISHAFNMEDWEPDQTTSVEGRTGYLWIVPARVAGTWTLQTAAGPGELILRQSFQKIEGILRISGKDQPLKNAKLEGAKISFAAGETQTYSGNVNGNTIAGTFKSGTGPEAKWTADRRVSR; the protein is encoded by the coding sequence ATGATGCGCAACAGAACCACAGCCGTTATCTTTACCCTGACCTTAGTGCTGCTGACCCTCGGCGCCCCGACGATCGCGAGCGCACAGCAGCAGCAACAATTCCAACCGAGCGTCGGGCAGGCAGGCAAGGACGTCATCTGGGTACCGACACCCAAGGAACTCATTGAAGCCATGTTCGATCTGGCCAAGGTGTCGCCCAATGACTATGTAATCGACCTCGGCTCGGGCGACGGTCCCTGGGTGATTGCGGCTGCCAAGCGCGGGGCGCGCGCCCTCGGCGTCGAGTACAATCCCGACATGGTGGAGCTCTCTAAAAGCAATGCCCAGAAGGAGGGTGTGTCCGGCAAGGCGAACTTCGTGCAAGGCGACATTTTCGAGACCGATTTCAGCCAGGCTACCGTGGTCACGATGTACCTGTTGCCTGACCTGAACATGAAGCTGCGGCCCAAGATTCTCGAAATGAAACCGGGCACCCGCGTGATTTCGCATGCGTTCAACATGGAGGACTGGGAACCGGACCAGACAACGAGCGTCGAAGGCCGCACAGGCTATTTGTGGATCGTCCCTGCCCGGGTGGCGGGCACCTGGACCTTGCAGACTGCAGCGGGCCCGGGGGAACTCATTCTGAGGCAGAGTTTCCAGAAGATAGAAGGCATCCTGAGAATAAGCGGCAAGGATCAGCCGCTGAAAAACGCGAAGCTCGAGGGTGCCAAAATAAGCTTTGCAGCCGGCGAGACGCAGACCTATTCCGGGAATGTCAACGGCAACACGATCGCAGGCACCTTCAAATCCGGCACCGGTCCCGAGGCGAAGTGGACGGCCGATCGCCGCGTATCCAGGTGA
- a CDS encoding M55 family metallopeptidase: MKPGLCLAVILLFASALVSQTPQKRGPKVFISVDMEGIWGVVHSEQVSSGSADYGAARRWMAEDVNAVIEGLLQAGAAEIVVNDSHGSMRNIVADSLNPRAALITGSPKPLSMMQGIDASFDACIFVGYHARAGSTPAILDHTISSATVRAIRINGQELPELGINGAIAGYYKVPVIMISGDTETCVQAKTILGQELVTAAVKEAIGRQAARLLPAQEARARLKNAVMEALGKRDKIPAFRLNPPYTFEVEFLNSAQAEPAALLPGVKKSNPRAVTFTANDYLEGFKLMRAIIALAGTIS, encoded by the coding sequence ATGAAACCAGGACTTTGCCTTGCCGTCATTCTTCTCTTTGCCTCTGCGCTCGTCAGCCAGACGCCCCAGAAGCGGGGCCCAAAGGTTTTCATCTCTGTCGACATGGAGGGGATCTGGGGCGTCGTGCACAGCGAACAGGTCTCATCCGGATCTGCGGATTACGGCGCGGCGCGGCGCTGGATGGCCGAAGATGTGAATGCGGTCATCGAAGGGCTGCTTCAGGCCGGGGCCGCGGAAATCGTCGTGAACGACTCCCATGGCAGCATGCGGAACATCGTAGCCGACAGCTTGAATCCCCGAGCTGCGCTGATCACCGGATCTCCCAAGCCGCTGTCGATGATGCAGGGAATCGATGCGTCCTTCGATGCCTGTATCTTTGTCGGCTACCACGCGCGTGCCGGATCCACGCCGGCCATTCTGGACCACACCATCTCGAGCGCAACCGTCCGGGCCATTCGCATCAACGGCCAGGAATTGCCGGAGCTCGGGATCAATGGCGCGATCGCCGGTTACTATAAGGTTCCGGTCATCATGATCAGCGGCGATACCGAGACGTGCGTTCAGGCCAAGACCATCCTTGGCCAGGAGTTGGTCACGGCAGCGGTCAAGGAAGCCATCGGCCGGCAGGCGGCACGACTCCTTCCCGCCCAGGAAGCCCGGGCACGCCTGAAAAATGCCGTAATGGAAGCTCTTGGGAAAAGGGACAAGATTCCAGCGTTTCGCCTGAATCCCCCCTACACGTTCGAGGTCGAGTTCCTCAACAGCGCGCAGGCCGAACCCGCGGCGCTGCTGCCGGGTGTCAAGAAGTCAAATCCGCGCGCCGTGACGTTTACGGCGAATGATTATCTGGAAGGATTCAAGCTGATGAGGGCGATTATCGCCCTGGCAGGCACGATATCTTAG
- a CDS encoding aspartate/glutamate racemase family protein: MKTIGLLGGMTWHSTVDYYRLINAGIQARLGGSHSAQCILYSLEFAEVEARQNAGEWDALARLMVEAARRVERAGAEFLVICANTMHQMAGTIEAALSIPLLHIADAAAGEIRRQGLQTVGLLGTRYTMEQDFYRNRLEKQHGLSTLIPGEEERKVVHDIIFRELSRGIISEASRDAYKSVIRNLQARGAEGVILGCTEIPLLIRPEDYPMPLFDTTALHAAAAVEWSIGKQS; the protein is encoded by the coding sequence ATGAAAACGATCGGACTGCTGGGAGGGATGACCTGGCATTCCACAGTCGACTACTACCGTTTGATTAACGCCGGAATACAGGCGCGGCTGGGGGGAAGCCACTCGGCGCAGTGCATTCTTTATTCCCTGGAGTTCGCCGAAGTCGAAGCGCGGCAGAACGCGGGGGAGTGGGACGCTTTGGCGCGTCTCATGGTCGAGGCCGCCCGGCGCGTCGAGCGGGCCGGAGCCGAGTTCCTCGTGATCTGTGCCAATACGATGCATCAAATGGCCGGAACCATTGAGGCTGCGCTGTCCATCCCGCTGCTTCACATCGCCGATGCCGCGGCGGGCGAGATCCGGAGGCAGGGCCTGCAGACCGTCGGCCTCCTGGGAACCCGCTACACCATGGAGCAGGATTTCTATCGCAATCGACTGGAAAAACAGCACGGCCTCAGCACTCTGATCCCCGGCGAAGAGGAAAGAAAGGTCGTCCATGACATCATTTTTCGGGAGCTGAGCCGCGGCATCATTTCCGAAGCCTCACGCGATGCCTACAAGTCCGTAATTCGCAATCTCCAGGCTCGCGGCGCCGAGGGTGTAATCCTGGGCTGCACGGAGATTCCGCTCCTGATCCGGCCTGAGGATTATCCCATGCCTCTGTTCGATACCACTGCACTCCATGCCGCAGCAGCCGTGGAGTGGTCGATCGGAAAGCAGTCCTAA
- a CDS encoding FkbM family methyltransferase, with protein sequence MDFRVRSLMLVILATCSAGLFSCRKKEMTPARQPINFNEAVLQKNKEFLASPLANTKKGIFEKKLQMQDRVLQEFARCPECIVRKVVGTQRNYLFDAVTDCDTTMRVGTAFDGGKWICNPQSLPNASIVYSFGVGDDISFDIDMAGLFGCDVHMFDPSPSVAANFANFKSGQLCGRGRIYFQPVGLGPVSGEGKNQWNLVIEGQKCAVKSLAAIAGSLNHTHVDILKIDVEGGEFAALKQMLSSQSLLSLGVQQLLVEFHLWNDEAFADFIRIVGALKSQGFLLFRKEFNPYAADKCAEYAFVRQPSDQQPAR encoded by the coding sequence ATGGATTTTAGAGTGCGGAGTTTGATGCTGGTGATTCTGGCAACCTGCAGTGCCGGCCTGTTCTCATGCCGGAAAAAGGAAATGACACCGGCAAGACAACCCATCAATTTCAACGAAGCGGTTCTGCAGAAAAACAAGGAATTCCTCGCAAGCCCCCTGGCCAACACGAAAAAGGGGATATTCGAGAAAAAGCTACAGATGCAGGATCGGGTGTTGCAGGAGTTCGCCAGGTGTCCGGAGTGCATCGTGAGGAAGGTTGTCGGAACCCAACGGAATTACCTGTTTGATGCCGTCACGGACTGCGACACCACGATGCGGGTCGGGACTGCCTTTGACGGCGGGAAATGGATCTGTAATCCACAGTCATTGCCGAACGCGTCCATAGTGTATTCTTTCGGCGTCGGCGATGACATTTCCTTTGATATCGACATGGCGGGCCTGTTTGGCTGCGACGTTCATATGTTTGATCCTTCACCGTCTGTAGCAGCAAACTTCGCCAACTTCAAATCAGGCCAGCTATGCGGCCGCGGCCGCATCTATTTTCAGCCTGTGGGCCTGGGCCCGGTGTCGGGCGAAGGAAAGAATCAGTGGAATCTGGTCATTGAAGGGCAAAAGTGCGCCGTCAAGAGCCTTGCCGCCATTGCCGGCTCCCTGAACCACACTCACGTCGACATCCTGAAGATCGATGTCGAAGGAGGAGAGTTTGCAGCCCTGAAGCAGATGCTTTCGTCGCAGAGTCTGCTTTCCCTGGGCGTACAACAATTGTTGGTCGAATTCCATTTGTGGAACGACGAGGCATTCGCGGATTTCATCCGCATCGTGGGTGCGCTCAAGAGTCAAGGATTCCTGCTGTTCCGGAAGGAATTCAATCCCTATGCAGCCGACAAATGCGCAGAATATGCTTTTGTCCGACAGCCGTCGGATCAGCAACCGGCAAGGTAG